The Bos indicus x Bos taurus breed Angus x Brahman F1 hybrid chromosome 11, Bos_hybrid_MaternalHap_v2.0, whole genome shotgun sequence genome includes a region encoding these proteins:
- the DOLK gene encoding dolichol kinase, whose amino-acid sequence MTRECAPPTPGSGAPLSGSVLAEAAVVFVVVLSIHAAVWDRYSWCAVALAVQAFYVQYKWDRLLQQGSAVFQFRMSANSGLLPASVVMPLLGLVMKERCQAAGNPYFERFGIVVAATGMAVALFSSVLALGITRPVPTNTCVISGLAGGVIIYIMKHSLSVGEVIEVLEALLIFVYLNMILLYLLPRCFTPGEALLVLGGISFMLNQLIKRSLTVVESQGDPLDFFLLVVVVGMVLMGIFFSTLFVFMDSGTWASSIFFHLMTCVLGLGVVLPWLHRLIRRNPLLWLFQFLFQTETRVYLLAYWCLLATVACLVVLYQNAKRSSSESKKHQAPTITRKYFHFIVVATYIPGIILDRPLLYVAATVCLAVFIFLEYVRYFRIKPLGHTLRSLLSLFLDERDSGPLILTHIYLLLGMSLPIWLVPRPCTQKGSLGGARALVPYAGVLAVGVGDTVASIFGSTMGEIRWPGTKKTFEGTMTSIFAQIISVALILIFDSGVDLNYSYAWILGSISTVSLLEAYTTQIDNLLLPLYLLILLMA is encoded by the coding sequence ATGACCCGAGAGTGCGCTCCCCCGACCCCTGGGTCCGGGGCTCCGCTGAGTGGGTCCGTGCTGGCAGAGGCGGCGGTGGTGTTCGTAGTGGTGCTGAGCATCCACGCAGCCGTGTGGGATCGATACTCGTGGTGCGCCGTGGCCCTCGCGGTGCAGGCCTTCTACGTTCAGTACAAATGGGACCGGCTCCTACAGCAGGGAAGCGCGGTCTTCCAGTTCCGAATGTCCGCGAACAGCGGCCTACTGCCCGCTTCGGTGGTCATGCCTTTGCTAGGACTTGTTATGAAGGAGCGCTGCCAGGCTGCGGGGAACCCATATTTCGAGCGGTTTGGAATTGTGGTGGCGGCCACGGGCATGGCAGTGGCCCTCTTCTCCTCAGTATTGGCCCTGGGCATCACTCGCCCGGTGCCCACCAACACCTGTGTCATCTCGGGCTTGGCTGGAGGCGTCATCATTTACATCATGAAGCACTCGCTGAGTGTCGGCGAGGTGATCGAGGTCCTGGAGGCCCTGCTGATCTTCGTGTACCTCAACATGATCCTGCTGTACCTGCTGCCTCGCTGCTTCACCCCCGGAGAGGCGCTGCTGGTCCTGGGTGGCATCAGCTTCATGCTCAACCAGCTCATCAAGCGCTCTCTCACTGTGGTGGAAAGCCAGGGGGACCCCTTGGACTTCTTCCTGCTCGTGGTGGTGGTAGGCATGGTGCTCATGGGCATCTTCTTCAGCACCCTCTTTGTATTCATGGACTCGGGCACCTGGGCCTCTTCCATCTTCTTCCACCTCATGACCTGCGTCCTGGGCCTTGGCGTCGTCCTGCCCTGGCTGCACCGCCTCATCCGCAGGAACCCCCTGCTGTGGCTTTTTCAATTCCTCTTCCAGACAGAGACCCGAGTCTACCTCCTAGCTTATTGGTGTCTGCTGGCCACCGTGGCCTGCCTGGTGGTTCTGTACCAGAATGCCAAGCGGTCATCTTCTGAGTCCAAGAAGCACCAGGCCCCCACCATCACTCGAAAGTATTTCCACTTCATTGTGGTAGCCACCTACATCCCAGGTATCATTTTGGACCGGCCCCTGCTCTACGTGGCCGCCACCGTATGTCTGGCTGTCTTCATCTTCCTGGAGTATGTGCGCTACTTCCGCATCAAGCCCCTGGGCCATACCCTGCGAAGCCTTCTGTCCCTCTTCCTGGATGAACGAGACAGTGGGCCGCTCATCCTGACCCACATCTACCTGCTCCTAGGCATGTCTCTTCCCATCTGGTTAGTCCCCAGGCCCTGCACACAGAAGGGTAGCTTAGGAGGAGCCAGGGCCCTAGTGCCCTATGCAGGCGTCCTGGCCGTCGGTGTGGGTGACACTGTGGCCTCCATATTCGGCAGCACCATGGGGGAGATTCGCTGGCCTGGAACCAAAAAGACTTTTGAGGGAACCATGACATCTATATTTGCTCAGATCATTTCTGTAGCTCTGATCTTAATCTTTGACAGTGGAGTGGACCTGAACTACAGTTATGCTTGGATTTTGGGATCCATCAGCACCGTATCCCTCCTGGAAGCCTACACTACGCAGATAGACAATCTCCTTTTGCCTCTGTACCTCTTGATATTGCTGATGGCCTAG
- the PHYHD1 gene encoding phytanoyl-CoA dioxygenase domain-containing protein 1 encodes MACLIPSQLQKFQEDGFLVLEGFLSADECEAMQRRIDEIVAKMDVPLHCRTEFSTQEEEQLRAQGSTDYFLSSGDKIRFFFEKGVFDKQGNFLVPPEKSINKIGHALHALDPIFRCVTHSHKVQALARSLGLQMPVVVQSMYIFKQPHFGGEVAPHQDASFLYTEPLGRVLGLWIALEDAMLENGCLWFIPGSHTGGVSRRMVRTPAGSVPGTSFLGSEPIRDNSLFVPTPVLRGALVLIHGEVVHKSEQNLSDRSRQAYTFHLMEAAGTIWSPDNWLQPTPELPFPPVYT; translated from the exons TTTCAGGAGGATGGATTCCTGGTGCTGGAAGGGTTCTTATCTGCAGACGAGTGTGAGGCCATGCAACGGAGGATTGATGAGATCGTGGCCAAGATGGATGTCCCTCTCCACTGTCGCACGGAATTTTCTACccaggaggaggagcagctgcGAGCCCAG GGCAGCACAGACTATTTCTTAAGCAGCGGTGACAAGATTCGATTCTTCTTTGAGAAAGGCGTCTTTGACAAACAAG GAAATTTCCTGGTCCCACCGGAGAAATCCATCAACAAAATTGGCCATG CCCTGCATGCCCTTGACCCCATCTTCAGGTGTGTCACACACTCCCACAAGGTGCAG GCTTTGGCCAGAAGTCTGGGCCTCCAGATGCCTGTGGTGGTGCAGAGCATGTATATCTTTAAG CAACCTCACTTCGGAGGTGAAG TCGCCCCTCACCAGGACGCCTCCTTCCTGTACACGGAGCCCCTGGGCCGGGTGCTGGGCCTGTGGATTGCCCTGGAAGACGCCATGCTGGAGAACGGCTGCCTCTGGTTCATCCCTGGGTCCCACACAG GTGGAGTGTCAAGAAGGATGGTCCGgacccctgctggctcagtgcctggcaccagCTTCCTCGGGTCGGAGCCAATCCGGGATAACAGCCTCTTTGTGCCCACACCAGTGCTGAGAG GGGCCCTCGTCCTGATCCACGGAGAAGTGGTTCACAAGAGTGAGCAGAACCTTTCTGACCGCTCGCGCCAGGCCTACACTTTCCACCTCATGGAGGCTGCTGGCACCATCTGGAGCCCAGATAACTG GCTCCAGCCGACCCCTGAGCTGCCCTTTCCCCCAGTGTACACCTAA